The Maylandia zebra isolate NMK-2024a linkage group LG7, Mzebra_GT3a, whole genome shotgun sequence genome contains a region encoding:
- the LOC101463790 gene encoding pleckstrin homology domain-containing family A member 5 isoform X6, with the protein MAAELQPEWISCLPSSWSYGVTRDGRVFFVNEEAKSTTWLHPVSGEAVITGHRKTPDLPTGWEEGYTFEGARCFINHNERKVTCKHPVLGLPSQDNCIFVINEQSASKVPANEKKERPVSTMSEASNYTGGSEQAANPSSPGGRPSRPSKKIHNFGKRSNSIRRNPGAPVIKRNWLYKQDSTGMKLWKKRWFVLSDLCLFYYRDEKEEGILGSILLPSFRISMLSVDDHITRKYAFKATHPNMRTYYFCTDTAKEMESWMKVMTDAALVQSEPVKRLDKLKVEQCGPQEINHVANHRTETEIQKNERNREVDREHAAVSPTTEEEERKQRDAERYGFQKDGADRERPLTKINSIKLQPAQAAAIKANMTSPQPQTEVDGSQHSPQVNGSGEQRPANGTGVPPLQSSPHEPDRSLSRTSSMQQLEQWVRTQRGRGQDDDTRSITSYQTLPRNLPSHRVPYMPHYGDGYCSMPRNSMAQRDSICSMSPSVYDQAMGPSMTEKRRSMRDDTMWQLYEWQQRQAYSRQPGLYSNMASPKTMINLSEHAAPSHSIPPSPSHGSLSMYGGYSPMRSYNMGNTRSEISSPIFRRDMTVERRQRPPVNKYAYLPDRRSMPAGIPIQTITAQSLQGKTPEELTLLLIKLRRQQAELNSIREHTVAQLMQLNMDGDNPKMSPENYREQAYTCMPEEVDTDTKLSMLCEQDKMVRIQEEKLQQLYREKHTLETALLSASQEIELGSDNPAAMQSVVQQRDLLQSGLLSTCREVSRVTAEVERLWREYDRMEGDVTMAKNNLLEQLEALGSPQTEPPSQQHVRIQKELWRIQDVMEALNKHKAQRNALDGMGFYGPKANFSKHKNEEEDSVPPRPPLPQSYEPNPPTVPPMPSHPGVRPSSLHKPEDRKANHRNSTHSGPDYRLYKSEPELTTVAEVDENNGEDRSEYPSDREHVGNKGMSYPVGIVPPRTKSPVPDSSSIASYVTLRKSRKPDPRTERPRSAVEQQLCAVESSRPRMSVEEQLERIRRHQQGTLREKKKSLSIRGSSQENTPSRSHSFTKENHYRNTQFQVRRRDEVISSDIQELEASLRQQEVVGEQETPAEEIARLKESSQADHFNVDRELSVPDKVLIPERYIESDPEEALSPEQEADKQRKVDRIKALIAKNSMQNVLPSLALSPEEETEEEVTVQEKEKMINISYELAAEASKRSKLVAVKSLSSSSPPHPQSPTTTPPQLTDGSHFIPGSGLSENLHMKEAAGEA; encoded by the exons CCACAATGAACGGAAGGTGACCTGCAAGCATCCTGTGTTAGGCTTACCCTCGCAAGACAACTGCATCTTTGTCATCAACGAACA ATCTGCTTCCAAAGTGCCGGCGAATGAGAAGAAGGAACGACCAGTAAGCACCATGAGTGAGGCCTCTAACTACACGGGCGGCTCGGAGCAAGCTGCAAACCCCAGTAGCCCCGGAGGAAGG CCCTCAAGACCTTCTAAAAAAATTCACAACTTCGGGAAACGATCCAACTCCATCAGGAGGAATCCCGGTGCCCCGGTTATCAAGAGAAACTGGCTGTATAAACAG GACAGTACAGGGATGAAGCTATGGAAGAAGAGGTGGTTTGTCCTTTCTGACCTCTGCCTCTTCTACTACAGAG ATGAAAAAGAGGAGGGGATTCTCGGCAGTATCCTCCTGCCAAGCTTTCGTATATCCATGTTGTCTGTGGACGATCACATTACCAGAAAATATGCCTTCAAG GCGACACATCCCAACATGAGGACGTACTACTTTTGCACAGACACAGCCAAAGAGATGGAATCTTGGATGAAAGTGATGACAGATGCTGCACTCGTGCAGTCAGAGCCAGTCAAAAG GTTGGACAAACTAAAAGTGGAGCAGTGTGGACCTCAAGAGATCAACCATGTGGCCAACCATAGAACAGAAACCGAAATCCAGAAGAATGAGCGCAACCGTGAGGTTGACCGTGAGCACGCAGCCGTCTCCcccaccacagaagaagaggagagaaagcaGCGAGATGCAGAGCGCTACGGCTTCCAGAAGGATGGGGCCGACCGTGAACGTCCACTCACCAAAATAAACAGTATCAAACTGCAGCCAGCGCAGGCGGCAGCCATCAAGGCTAATATGACCTCGCCGCAGCCTCAGACCGAGGTTGACGGATCACAACACAGCCCCCAAGTTAATGGATCTGGAGAACAGCGTCCAGCTAATGGGACTGGAGTCCCTCCTCTGCAAAGTTCCCCACATGAGCCGGATCGCAGCCTGAGTCGGACCAGCTCGatgcagcagctggagcagtggGTTCGCACACAGAGAGGACGTGGCCAGGACGACGATACCAGAAG CATCACATCGTACCAGACGCTGCCTAGAAATTTGCCAAGCCATCGGGTACCCTACATGCCTCATTATGGAGATGGATATTGCAGTATGCCCAGGAATAGCATGGCACAGCGGGACAGCATCTGCAGCATGTCCCCATCGGTATATGACCAGGCCATGGGTCCTTCAATGACTGAGAAACGCCGCTCCATGCGCGATGACACCATGTGGCAGTTGTACGAATGGCAGCAAAGGCAGGCCTACAGCAGGCAGCCAGGGCTGTACAGCAATATGGCCAGTCCCAAAACCATGATCAACTTGTCAGAGCATGCTGCACCGAGCCACTCCATCCCCCCCTCGCCCTCCCATGGCTCCCTGTCGATGTACGGCGGCTACTCTCCAATGAGATCTTACAACATGGGCAACACTCGCTCTGAAATTTCCTCTCCCATCTTCCGAAGAGACATGACTGTTGAGAGACGGCAGAGGCCACCAGTCAACAAG TATGCTTACCTGCCTGATAGGAGGTCTATGCCAGCAGGGATCCCAATCCAGACCATCACTGCCCAGTCTTTACAAGGCAAAACA CCTGAGGAACTGACTTTGCTGCTGATAAAGCTGCGTCGGCAGCAGGCAGAGCTAAACAGTATCCGGGAGCACACTGTAGCACAGCTTATGCAACTAAACATGGATGGCGACAACCCAAAG ATGAGTCCAGAGAACTACAGGGAACAAGCCTATACATGCATGCCAGAAGAAGTGGACACTGAT ACTAAACTTAGCATGCTGTGTGAGCAGGACAAAATGGTCAGGATACAGGAGGAAAAACTGCAGCAGCTGTACAGAGAGAAG CACACTCTGGAGACAGCACTTCTGTCAGCTAGCCAGGAGATAGAGTTGGGCTCCGACAACCCGGCTGCCATGCAGAGTGTCGTGCAGCAGAGAGACTTGCTGCAGAGCGGCCTCCTCAGCACTTGCAGAGAGGTGTCCAGAGTTACTGCC GAGGTGGAGCGGTTATGGAGGGAATATGACAGGATGGAAGGAGATGTGACTATGGCTAAGAACAACCTGCTGGAGCAGCTAGAAGCACTGGGAAGCCCTCAG ACAGAACCACCCAGCCAGCAGCATGTCCGCATCCAGAAGGAGCTGTGGAGGATTCAAGATGTGATGGAGGCCCTGAATAAACACAAAGCCCAGAGAAATGCTCTTGATGGGATGGGTTTCTATGGGCCCAAAGCCAACTTCAGTAAGCACAAAAATGAG GAGGAGGACTCTGTACCCCCACGGCCACCCCTACCCCAGTCTTACGAGCCCAACCCCCCCACCGTGCCCCCTATGCCGTCTCATCCCGGCGTGCGCCCTTCATCACTCCACAAGCCAGAGGACAGGAAGGCCAATCACAGGAATAGCACGCACAGC GGTCCTGACTACAGACTGTACAAAAGTGAGCCAGAACTCACCACAGTGGCCGAAGTGGATGAGAATAATGGAGAAGACAGATCTGAATATCCATCTGATAGAGAACATGTTGGAAATAAAG GTATGTCCTATCCAGTTGGTATCGTCCCACCAAGGACCAAATCTCCAGTGCCTGATTCCTCCTCCATAGCTTCATATGTTACATTAAGAAAGAGCAGGAAGCCTGACCCTAGAACG GAGCGTCCACGCAGTgcagtggagcagcagctgtgtgctgtGGAGAGCAGCCGACCCAGGATGAGCGTGGAGGAGCAGCTGGAGAGGATCCGTCGCCACCAGCAGGGTACCCTcagggagaagaaaaaaagcctcAGCATCAGGGGTAGCAGCCAGGAGAACACACCCTCTCGCAGCCACTCATTTACTAAAGAAAACCATTACCGCAACACGCAG tTTCAAGTGAGACGCAGAGATGAGGTGATAAGCAGTGACATTCAGGAGCTGGAGGCCTCTCTCAGGCAGCAGGAGGTGGTGGGGGAGCAGGAGACGCCCGCTGAGGAGATAGCTCGTCTCAAAGAATCCTCCCAGGCTGATCACTTTAATGTCGACCGAGAG CTTTCTGTGCCTGACAAAGTGCTCATTCCTGAGCGTTACATTGAATCGGACCCTGAGGAGGCTCTGAGTCCTGAGCAGGAGGCTGATAAGCAGAGAAAAGTCGACCGCATCAAAGCCCTCATAGCCAAAAACAG CATGCAGAATGTGCTGCCTAGTCTGGCTCTGAGCCCTGAGGAGGAGACTGAAGAGGAGGTTACTGTACAGGAAAAGGAGAAGATGATTAATATCTCCTATGAGCTGGCAGCCGAGGCCTCCAAACGCAGCAAGCTGGTAGCAG TGAAAAGCCTGTCGTCCTCTTCCCCACCCCATCCGCAGTCTCCCACCACCACACCCCCCCAGCTCACTGACGGTTCTCACTTCAT CCCAGGCTCTGGCCTCAGTGAAAACCTACACATGAAGGAAGCAGCTGGGGAGGCCTGA
- the LOC101463790 gene encoding pleckstrin homology domain-containing family A member 5 isoform X9, translating to MAAELQPEWISCLPSSWSYGVTRDGRVFFVNEEAKSTTWLHPVSGEAVITGHRKTPDLPTGWEEGYTFEGARCFINHNERKVTCKHPVLGLPSQDNCIFVINEQSASKVPANEKKERPVSTMSEASNYTGGSEQAANPSSPGGRPSRPSKKIHNFGKRSNSIRRNPGAPVIKRNWLYKQDSTGMKLWKKRWFVLSDLCLFYYRDEKEEGILGSILLPSFRISMLSVDDHITRKYAFKATHPNMRTYYFCTDTAKEMESWMKVMTDAALVQSEPVKRLDKLKVEQCGPQEINHVANHRTETEIQKNERNREVDREHAAVSPTTEEEERKQRDAERYGFQKDGADRERPLTKINSIKLQPAQAAAIKANMTSPQPQTEVDGSQHSPQVNGSGEQRPANGTGVPPLQSSPHEPDRSLSRTSSMQQLEQWVRTQRGRGQDDDTRSITSYQTLPRNLPSHRVPYMPHYGDGYCSMPRNSMAQRDSICSMSPSVYDQAMGPSMTEKRRSMRDDTMWQLYEWQQRQAYSRQPGLYSNMASPKTMINLSEHAAPSHSIPPSPSHGSLSMYGGYSPMRSYNMGNTRSEISSPIFRRDMTVERRQRPPVNKYAYLPDRRSMPAGIPIQTITAQSLQGKTMSPENYREQAYTCMPEEVDTDTKLSMLCEQDKMVRIQEEKLQQLYREKHTLETALLSASQEIELGSDNPAAMQSVVQQRDLLQSGLLSTCREVSRVTAEVERLWREYDRMEGDVTMAKNNLLEQLEALGSPQTEPPSQQHVRIQKELWRIQDVMEALNKHKAQRNALDGMGFYGPKANFSKHKNEEEDSVPPRPPLPQSYEPNPPTVPPMPSHPGVRPSSLHKPEDRKANHRNSTHSGPDYRLYKSEPELTTVAEVDENNGEDRSEYPSDREHVGNKGMSYPVGIVPPRTKSPVPDSSSIASYVTLRKSRKPDPRTERPRSAVEQQLCAVESSRPRMSVEEQLERIRRHQQGTLREKKKSLSIRGSSQENTPSRSHSFTKENHYRNTQFQVRRRDEVISSDIQELEASLRQQEVVGEQETPAEEIARLKESSQADHFNVDRELSVPDKVLIPERYIESDPEEALSPEQEADKQRKVDRIKALIAKNSMQNVLPSLALSPEEETEEEVTVQEKEKMINISYELAAEASKRSKLVAVKSLSSSSPPHPQSPTTTPPQLTDGSHFIPGSGLSENLHMKEAAGEA from the exons CCACAATGAACGGAAGGTGACCTGCAAGCATCCTGTGTTAGGCTTACCCTCGCAAGACAACTGCATCTTTGTCATCAACGAACA ATCTGCTTCCAAAGTGCCGGCGAATGAGAAGAAGGAACGACCAGTAAGCACCATGAGTGAGGCCTCTAACTACACGGGCGGCTCGGAGCAAGCTGCAAACCCCAGTAGCCCCGGAGGAAGG CCCTCAAGACCTTCTAAAAAAATTCACAACTTCGGGAAACGATCCAACTCCATCAGGAGGAATCCCGGTGCCCCGGTTATCAAGAGAAACTGGCTGTATAAACAG GACAGTACAGGGATGAAGCTATGGAAGAAGAGGTGGTTTGTCCTTTCTGACCTCTGCCTCTTCTACTACAGAG ATGAAAAAGAGGAGGGGATTCTCGGCAGTATCCTCCTGCCAAGCTTTCGTATATCCATGTTGTCTGTGGACGATCACATTACCAGAAAATATGCCTTCAAG GCGACACATCCCAACATGAGGACGTACTACTTTTGCACAGACACAGCCAAAGAGATGGAATCTTGGATGAAAGTGATGACAGATGCTGCACTCGTGCAGTCAGAGCCAGTCAAAAG GTTGGACAAACTAAAAGTGGAGCAGTGTGGACCTCAAGAGATCAACCATGTGGCCAACCATAGAACAGAAACCGAAATCCAGAAGAATGAGCGCAACCGTGAGGTTGACCGTGAGCACGCAGCCGTCTCCcccaccacagaagaagaggagagaaagcaGCGAGATGCAGAGCGCTACGGCTTCCAGAAGGATGGGGCCGACCGTGAACGTCCACTCACCAAAATAAACAGTATCAAACTGCAGCCAGCGCAGGCGGCAGCCATCAAGGCTAATATGACCTCGCCGCAGCCTCAGACCGAGGTTGACGGATCACAACACAGCCCCCAAGTTAATGGATCTGGAGAACAGCGTCCAGCTAATGGGACTGGAGTCCCTCCTCTGCAAAGTTCCCCACATGAGCCGGATCGCAGCCTGAGTCGGACCAGCTCGatgcagcagctggagcagtggGTTCGCACACAGAGAGGACGTGGCCAGGACGACGATACCAGAAG CATCACATCGTACCAGACGCTGCCTAGAAATTTGCCAAGCCATCGGGTACCCTACATGCCTCATTATGGAGATGGATATTGCAGTATGCCCAGGAATAGCATGGCACAGCGGGACAGCATCTGCAGCATGTCCCCATCGGTATATGACCAGGCCATGGGTCCTTCAATGACTGAGAAACGCCGCTCCATGCGCGATGACACCATGTGGCAGTTGTACGAATGGCAGCAAAGGCAGGCCTACAGCAGGCAGCCAGGGCTGTACAGCAATATGGCCAGTCCCAAAACCATGATCAACTTGTCAGAGCATGCTGCACCGAGCCACTCCATCCCCCCCTCGCCCTCCCATGGCTCCCTGTCGATGTACGGCGGCTACTCTCCAATGAGATCTTACAACATGGGCAACACTCGCTCTGAAATTTCCTCTCCCATCTTCCGAAGAGACATGACTGTTGAGAGACGGCAGAGGCCACCAGTCAACAAG TATGCTTACCTGCCTGATAGGAGGTCTATGCCAGCAGGGATCCCAATCCAGACCATCACTGCCCAGTCTTTACAAGGCAAAACA ATGAGTCCAGAGAACTACAGGGAACAAGCCTATACATGCATGCCAGAAGAAGTGGACACTGAT ACTAAACTTAGCATGCTGTGTGAGCAGGACAAAATGGTCAGGATACAGGAGGAAAAACTGCAGCAGCTGTACAGAGAGAAG CACACTCTGGAGACAGCACTTCTGTCAGCTAGCCAGGAGATAGAGTTGGGCTCCGACAACCCGGCTGCCATGCAGAGTGTCGTGCAGCAGAGAGACTTGCTGCAGAGCGGCCTCCTCAGCACTTGCAGAGAGGTGTCCAGAGTTACTGCC GAGGTGGAGCGGTTATGGAGGGAATATGACAGGATGGAAGGAGATGTGACTATGGCTAAGAACAACCTGCTGGAGCAGCTAGAAGCACTGGGAAGCCCTCAG ACAGAACCACCCAGCCAGCAGCATGTCCGCATCCAGAAGGAGCTGTGGAGGATTCAAGATGTGATGGAGGCCCTGAATAAACACAAAGCCCAGAGAAATGCTCTTGATGGGATGGGTTTCTATGGGCCCAAAGCCAACTTCAGTAAGCACAAAAATGAG GAGGAGGACTCTGTACCCCCACGGCCACCCCTACCCCAGTCTTACGAGCCCAACCCCCCCACCGTGCCCCCTATGCCGTCTCATCCCGGCGTGCGCCCTTCATCACTCCACAAGCCAGAGGACAGGAAGGCCAATCACAGGAATAGCACGCACAGC GGTCCTGACTACAGACTGTACAAAAGTGAGCCAGAACTCACCACAGTGGCCGAAGTGGATGAGAATAATGGAGAAGACAGATCTGAATATCCATCTGATAGAGAACATGTTGGAAATAAAG GTATGTCCTATCCAGTTGGTATCGTCCCACCAAGGACCAAATCTCCAGTGCCTGATTCCTCCTCCATAGCTTCATATGTTACATTAAGAAAGAGCAGGAAGCCTGACCCTAGAACG GAGCGTCCACGCAGTgcagtggagcagcagctgtgtgctgtGGAGAGCAGCCGACCCAGGATGAGCGTGGAGGAGCAGCTGGAGAGGATCCGTCGCCACCAGCAGGGTACCCTcagggagaagaaaaaaagcctcAGCATCAGGGGTAGCAGCCAGGAGAACACACCCTCTCGCAGCCACTCATTTACTAAAGAAAACCATTACCGCAACACGCAG tTTCAAGTGAGACGCAGAGATGAGGTGATAAGCAGTGACATTCAGGAGCTGGAGGCCTCTCTCAGGCAGCAGGAGGTGGTGGGGGAGCAGGAGACGCCCGCTGAGGAGATAGCTCGTCTCAAAGAATCCTCCCAGGCTGATCACTTTAATGTCGACCGAGAG CTTTCTGTGCCTGACAAAGTGCTCATTCCTGAGCGTTACATTGAATCGGACCCTGAGGAGGCTCTGAGTCCTGAGCAGGAGGCTGATAAGCAGAGAAAAGTCGACCGCATCAAAGCCCTCATAGCCAAAAACAG CATGCAGAATGTGCTGCCTAGTCTGGCTCTGAGCCCTGAGGAGGAGACTGAAGAGGAGGTTACTGTACAGGAAAAGGAGAAGATGATTAATATCTCCTATGAGCTGGCAGCCGAGGCCTCCAAACGCAGCAAGCTGGTAGCAG TGAAAAGCCTGTCGTCCTCTTCCCCACCCCATCCGCAGTCTCCCACCACCACACCCCCCCAGCTCACTGACGGTTCTCACTTCAT CCCAGGCTCTGGCCTCAGTGAAAACCTACACATGAAGGAAGCAGCTGGGGAGGCCTGA
- the LOC101463790 gene encoding pleckstrin homology domain-containing family A member 5 isoform X10, with the protein MSEASNYTGGSEQAANPSSPGGRPSRPSKKIHNFGKRSNSIRRNPGAPVIKRNWLYKQDSTGMKLWKKRWFVLSDLCLFYYRDEKEEGILGSILLPSFRISMLSVDDHITRKYAFKATHPNMRTYYFCTDTAKEMESWMKVMTDAALVQSEPVKRLDKLKVEQCGPQEINHVANHRTETEIQKNERNREVDREHAAVSPTTEEEERKQRDAERYGFQKDGADRERPLTKINSIKLQPAQAAAIKANMTSPQPQTEVDGSQHSPQVNGSGEQRPANGTGVPPLQSSPHEPDRSLSRTSSMQQLEQWVRTQRGRGQDDDTRSITSYQTLPRNLPSHRVPYMPHYGDGYCSMPRNSMAQRDSICSMSPSVYDQAMGPSMTEKRRSMRDDTMWQLYEWQQRQAYSRQPGLYSNMASPKTMINLSEHAAPSHSIPPSPSHGSLSMYGGYSPMRSYNMGNTRSEISSPIFRRDMTVERRQRPPVNKYAYLPDRRSMPAGIPIQTITAQSLQGKTPEELTLLLIKLRRQQAELNSIREHTVAQLMQLNMDGDNPKNDILSHHLQRNLMYLDNQMKENEPLIVMTHTLIENSAPRPQLYQQMSPENYREQAYTCMPEEVDTDTKLSMLCEQDKMVRIQEEKLQQLYREKHTLETALLSASQEIELGSDNPAAMQSVVQQRDLLQSGLLSTCREVSRVTAEVERLWREYDRMEGDVTMAKNNLLEQLEALGSPQTEPPSQQHVRIQKELWRIQDVMEALNKHKAQRNALDGMGFYGPKANFSKHKNEEEDSVPPRPPLPQSYEPNPPTVPPMPSHPGVRPSSLHKPEDRKANHRNSTHSGPDYRLYKSEPELTTVAEVDENNGEDRSEYPSDREHVGNKGMSYPVGIVPPRTKSPVPDSSSIASYVTLRKSRKPDPRTERPRSAVEQQLCAVESSRPRMSVEEQLERIRRHQQGTLREKKKSLSIRGSSQENTPSRSHSFTKENHYRNTQFQVRRRDEVISSDIQELEASLRQQEVVGEQETPAEEIARLKESSQADHFNVDRELSVPDKVLIPERYIESDPEEALSPEQEADKQRKVDRIKALIAKNSMQNVLPSLALSPEEETEEEVTVQEKEKMINISYELAAEASKRSKLVAVKSLSSSSPPHPQSPTTTPPQLTDGSHFIPGSGLSENLHMKEAAGEA; encoded by the exons ATGAGTGAGGCCTCTAACTACACGGGCGGCTCGGAGCAAGCTGCAAACCCCAGTAGCCCCGGAGGAAGG CCCTCAAGACCTTCTAAAAAAATTCACAACTTCGGGAAACGATCCAACTCCATCAGGAGGAATCCCGGTGCCCCGGTTATCAAGAGAAACTGGCTGTATAAACAG GACAGTACAGGGATGAAGCTATGGAAGAAGAGGTGGTTTGTCCTTTCTGACCTCTGCCTCTTCTACTACAGAG ATGAAAAAGAGGAGGGGATTCTCGGCAGTATCCTCCTGCCAAGCTTTCGTATATCCATGTTGTCTGTGGACGATCACATTACCAGAAAATATGCCTTCAAG GCGACACATCCCAACATGAGGACGTACTACTTTTGCACAGACACAGCCAAAGAGATGGAATCTTGGATGAAAGTGATGACAGATGCTGCACTCGTGCAGTCAGAGCCAGTCAAAAG GTTGGACAAACTAAAAGTGGAGCAGTGTGGACCTCAAGAGATCAACCATGTGGCCAACCATAGAACAGAAACCGAAATCCAGAAGAATGAGCGCAACCGTGAGGTTGACCGTGAGCACGCAGCCGTCTCCcccaccacagaagaagaggagagaaagcaGCGAGATGCAGAGCGCTACGGCTTCCAGAAGGATGGGGCCGACCGTGAACGTCCACTCACCAAAATAAACAGTATCAAACTGCAGCCAGCGCAGGCGGCAGCCATCAAGGCTAATATGACCTCGCCGCAGCCTCAGACCGAGGTTGACGGATCACAACACAGCCCCCAAGTTAATGGATCTGGAGAACAGCGTCCAGCTAATGGGACTGGAGTCCCTCCTCTGCAAAGTTCCCCACATGAGCCGGATCGCAGCCTGAGTCGGACCAGCTCGatgcagcagctggagcagtggGTTCGCACACAGAGAGGACGTGGCCAGGACGACGATACCAGAAG CATCACATCGTACCAGACGCTGCCTAGAAATTTGCCAAGCCATCGGGTACCCTACATGCCTCATTATGGAGATGGATATTGCAGTATGCCCAGGAATAGCATGGCACAGCGGGACAGCATCTGCAGCATGTCCCCATCGGTATATGACCAGGCCATGGGTCCTTCAATGACTGAGAAACGCCGCTCCATGCGCGATGACACCATGTGGCAGTTGTACGAATGGCAGCAAAGGCAGGCCTACAGCAGGCAGCCAGGGCTGTACAGCAATATGGCCAGTCCCAAAACCATGATCAACTTGTCAGAGCATGCTGCACCGAGCCACTCCATCCCCCCCTCGCCCTCCCATGGCTCCCTGTCGATGTACGGCGGCTACTCTCCAATGAGATCTTACAACATGGGCAACACTCGCTCTGAAATTTCCTCTCCCATCTTCCGAAGAGACATGACTGTTGAGAGACGGCAGAGGCCACCAGTCAACAAG TATGCTTACCTGCCTGATAGGAGGTCTATGCCAGCAGGGATCCCAATCCAGACCATCACTGCCCAGTCTTTACAAGGCAAAACA CCTGAGGAACTGACTTTGCTGCTGATAAAGCTGCGTCGGCAGCAGGCAGAGCTAAACAGTATCCGGGAGCACACTGTAGCACAGCTTATGCAACTAAACATGGATGGCGACAACCCAAAG AACGACATTCTTTCTCACCACCTCCAAAGGAACCTCATGTATTTGGACAATCAG ATGAAGGAAAATGAGCCTTTAATCGTCATGACTCACACTTTGATTGAGAACTCTGCCCCAAGGCCTCAACTTTACCAGCAA ATGAGTCCAGAGAACTACAGGGAACAAGCCTATACATGCATGCCAGAAGAAGTGGACACTGAT ACTAAACTTAGCATGCTGTGTGAGCAGGACAAAATGGTCAGGATACAGGAGGAAAAACTGCAGCAGCTGTACAGAGAGAAG CACACTCTGGAGACAGCACTTCTGTCAGCTAGCCAGGAGATAGAGTTGGGCTCCGACAACCCGGCTGCCATGCAGAGTGTCGTGCAGCAGAGAGACTTGCTGCAGAGCGGCCTCCTCAGCACTTGCAGAGAGGTGTCCAGAGTTACTGCC GAGGTGGAGCGGTTATGGAGGGAATATGACAGGATGGAAGGAGATGTGACTATGGCTAAGAACAACCTGCTGGAGCAGCTAGAAGCACTGGGAAGCCCTCAG ACAGAACCACCCAGCCAGCAGCATGTCCGCATCCAGAAGGAGCTGTGGAGGATTCAAGATGTGATGGAGGCCCTGAATAAACACAAAGCCCAGAGAAATGCTCTTGATGGGATGGGTTTCTATGGGCCCAAAGCCAACTTCAGTAAGCACAAAAATGAG GAGGAGGACTCTGTACCCCCACGGCCACCCCTACCCCAGTCTTACGAGCCCAACCCCCCCACCGTGCCCCCTATGCCGTCTCATCCCGGCGTGCGCCCTTCATCACTCCACAAGCCAGAGGACAGGAAGGCCAATCACAGGAATAGCACGCACAGC GGTCCTGACTACAGACTGTACAAAAGTGAGCCAGAACTCACCACAGTGGCCGAAGTGGATGAGAATAATGGAGAAGACAGATCTGAATATCCATCTGATAGAGAACATGTTGGAAATAAAG GTATGTCCTATCCAGTTGGTATCGTCCCACCAAGGACCAAATCTCCAGTGCCTGATTCCTCCTCCATAGCTTCATATGTTACATTAAGAAAGAGCAGGAAGCCTGACCCTAGAACG GAGCGTCCACGCAGTgcagtggagcagcagctgtgtgctgtGGAGAGCAGCCGACCCAGGATGAGCGTGGAGGAGCAGCTGGAGAGGATCCGTCGCCACCAGCAGGGTACCCTcagggagaagaaaaaaagcctcAGCATCAGGGGTAGCAGCCAGGAGAACACACCCTCTCGCAGCCACTCATTTACTAAAGAAAACCATTACCGCAACACGCAG tTTCAAGTGAGACGCAGAGATGAGGTGATAAGCAGTGACATTCAGGAGCTGGAGGCCTCTCTCAGGCAGCAGGAGGTGGTGGGGGAGCAGGAGACGCCCGCTGAGGAGATAGCTCGTCTCAAAGAATCCTCCCAGGCTGATCACTTTAATGTCGACCGAGAG CTTTCTGTGCCTGACAAAGTGCTCATTCCTGAGCGTTACATTGAATCGGACCCTGAGGAGGCTCTGAGTCCTGAGCAGGAGGCTGATAAGCAGAGAAAAGTCGACCGCATCAAAGCCCTCATAGCCAAAAACAG CATGCAGAATGTGCTGCCTAGTCTGGCTCTGAGCCCTGAGGAGGAGACTGAAGAGGAGGTTACTGTACAGGAAAAGGAGAAGATGATTAATATCTCCTATGAGCTGGCAGCCGAGGCCTCCAAACGCAGCAAGCTGGTAGCAG TGAAAAGCCTGTCGTCCTCTTCCCCACCCCATCCGCAGTCTCCCACCACCACACCCCCCCAGCTCACTGACGGTTCTCACTTCAT CCCAGGCTCTGGCCTCAGTGAAAACCTACACATGAAGGAAGCAGCTGGGGAGGCCTGA